From one uncultured Bacteroides sp. genomic stretch:
- a CDS encoding glycoside hydrolase family 2 TIM barrel-domain containing protein → MKTRLLFFFIGAVGLLSTVNGQTVTQLIAGKDFPAEIENPECLGINKEPAHATLMPYGSLNEALVAKRHASSYCHVLNGMWKFNWAAWPNQRPVDFYKPTYDVSGWKEIPVPSNWQVLGYGTPYYRNMGYTFKIDFPHVMSEPPKNYTAYEERNPVGSYRRDFDLPADWNGRRTFITFDGVDAAFFIWINGQKVGYSTNSRNAAEFDITPYVKPGKNMVAVEVYRYCSGSYLEDQDMWRLSGIFRNVTLWSAPQTHVRDFFVQTDFDKDYRNSEVSVVAKVKNYGTVAVPARKLAASLYNGTQQVENASAVANVPAMKPGQESLVTLNFNVMNPEKWTAETPKLYTTVLTLQDSKGTVETLSSRTGFRKVEIKGRQLLVNGTPLKLKGVNRHEHWSETGHAVSEEQMIRDLEVLKQGNCNHVRTCHYSDDPRWYELCDEWGIWLVAEANVECHGCDGKFDEEPRMKAAIIDRNVANVENFKNHSSVIIWSLGNECGRVGSNFVSAMAAVKSIDPTRFVHYERFGIGKNNPSDFDGKMYGTPEAFAKIAQDKELTKPFYICEFAHAMFNSMGSLAEYSKVFDDNPEILGGAIWEWQDQGLWNRRNPERPILAYGGGFGEYPNNDYFIHKGVVFADRSPKPHYPEMKRAYQWIGITPADSSYKTFDIKNKYQFIDLNGFSASWTLSEDGKEIANGKITLPSIAPFNNASISIPWTVDNPKPGSEYFLRVSFKLNHDEQWAKNGYEVAAAQFILPVKAPLSANNVKNIAPLKMKQTDREITLVGSDFSLIFDKQTATFSEINDKGINFLKNGGGPKLHLTRAPHMNDDMWAFREWEKVGLDSLKWTASNVVVKKVNKSTYTISASLKAQGLNGFAVNHDVTYTISGDKKIICKNSVSTNKPELPIARMGVRMLLQPELNQFEYLGRGPMENYSDRKQGSDIGLYKSSVAQQLTPYEKPMEGGNHEDVRWGTVSNAANAGLTISAVEAPLQLCATPYSDEQLQEKFYRIDLPKSDWTVLCISQHTMGVGSNGCGPRPLEQYTVRAVPTIFTYVIQIK, encoded by the coding sequence ATGAAAACAAGATTACTTTTCTTTTTTATTGGAGCTGTAGGTCTGCTTTCTACCGTTAACGGTCAGACTGTTACTCAGCTGATAGCCGGAAAAGACTTTCCTGCTGAAATTGAGAATCCAGAGTGTTTAGGTATTAACAAAGAACCAGCTCATGCTACTCTTATGCCATATGGTTCGCTCAATGAAGCCTTGGTTGCCAAACGTCATGCTTCTTCGTATTGCCACGTTCTTAACGGAATGTGGAAATTCAACTGGGCAGCCTGGCCAAATCAGCGTCCGGTAGATTTTTATAAACCAACTTACGATGTATCGGGTTGGAAAGAGATTCCTGTGCCTTCTAACTGGCAGGTGCTGGGTTACGGAACTCCCTATTACAGAAATATGGGATATACATTTAAGATTGATTTTCCTCATGTAATGAGTGAACCTCCTAAAAACTATACAGCCTATGAAGAACGCAATCCGGTAGGTAGTTACCGTCGTGATTTTGACCTTCCGGCTGATTGGAACGGTCGCCGCACTTTTATTACTTTCGATGGTGTGGATGCAGCTTTTTTCATCTGGATCAATGGCCAGAAGGTAGGCTATAGCACCAACAGTCGCAATGCAGCTGAATTTGATATTACCCCTTATGTGAAACCGGGAAAAAACATGGTTGCTGTCGAGGTTTACCGTTATTGTTCGGGGAGTTACCTCGAAGATCAGGATATGTGGCGTTTGAGCGGAATATTCCGTAATGTGACTCTCTGGAGTGCACCTCAGACACATGTCCGCGATTTCTTTGTCCAGACGGATTTTGATAAGGATTATCGCAACTCTGAAGTGAGTGTTGTGGCAAAGGTGAAGAACTACGGTACTGTTGCAGTTCCTGCCCGCAAATTGGCAGCTTCGCTTTATAATGGTACTCAGCAAGTGGAAAACGCTTCTGCTGTTGCTAATGTTCCCGCCATGAAACCTGGGCAGGAGAGTCTGGTAACTCTGAACTTTAATGTAATGAACCCTGAAAAATGGACAGCTGAAACGCCGAAACTTTATACCACTGTCTTGACTTTGCAGGATAGTAAAGGTACAGTTGAAACACTTTCTTCACGTACAGGATTCCGTAAAGTTGAAATAAAAGGGCGTCAGCTTCTTGTAAATGGAACTCCGTTAAAACTGAAAGGTGTTAACCGCCACGAACATTGGTCAGAGACTGGTCATGCTGTATCCGAGGAACAGATGATCCGGGATCTGGAAGTTCTGAAGCAGGGTAATTGCAACCATGTGCGTACTTGCCACTATTCAGATGATCCCCGTTGGTATGAATTATGCGACGAATGGGGTATCTGGTTGGTTGCTGAGGCTAATGTAGAATGTCATGGCTGTGATGGGAAATTTGATGAGGAACCACGTATGAAAGCTGCAATAATAGACCGGAATGTGGCTAATGTAGAAAACTTTAAAAATCATTCATCGGTGATTATCTGGTCACTTGGAAATGAGTGCGGACGGGTCGGTTCAAATTTTGTATCAGCCATGGCTGCTGTTAAGTCTATTGATCCTACTCGTTTTGTACATTACGAACGTTTCGGCATAGGAAAAAATAACCCGTCGGATTTTGATGGAAAGATGTATGGTACTCCTGAAGCTTTTGCAAAGATTGCTCAAGACAAAGAACTAACCAAACCTTTCTATATATGTGAGTTTGCACATGCCATGTTTAATTCAATGGGCTCATTGGCCGAATATTCAAAAGTCTTTGATGATAATCCGGAAATACTGGGTGGCGCTATTTGGGAATGGCAAGACCAGGGTTTATGGAACAGACGCAATCCCGAACGTCCTATTTTAGCTTACGGTGGAGGTTTTGGTGAATATCCTAATAACGATTATTTTATTCACAAAGGAGTAGTTTTTGCTGATCGTTCACCCAAGCCCCATTACCCTGAAATGAAGAGAGCTTATCAGTGGATAGGAATTACTCCGGCTGATTCTTCCTATAAGACTTTTGATATAAAGAATAAGTATCAGTTTATTGACCTGAATGGATTCTCTGCATCGTGGACATTAAGTGAAGATGGAAAAGAGATTGCTAATGGTAAGATAACTCTTCCATCAATAGCTCCATTCAATAATGCATCGATATCAATTCCCTGGACTGTTGATAATCCGAAACCGGGTTCAGAGTATTTCCTTCGTGTTTCTTTTAAGTTGAATCACGATGAACAATGGGCGAAAAATGGATATGAAGTGGCGGCTGCTCAGTTTATTCTTCCTGTAAAAGCTCCTCTTTCTGCGAACAATGTGAAGAATATTGCTCCTTTGAAGATGAAACAAACAGATCGTGAGATAACACTTGTAGGCAGTGACTTCTCGTTGATCTTCGACAAACAGACAGCAACATTCAGTGAGATTAATGATAAAGGGATAAACTTCTTGAAAAATGGAGGTGGACCAAAACTGCATCTTACACGTGCTCCTCATATGAACGATGATATGTGGGCCTTCCGCGAATGGGAGAAAGTGGGATTAGATAGCCTTAAGTGGACAGCATCAAATGTAGTGGTTAAGAAAGTAAATAAATCGACGTACACTATCTCTGCTTCGCTTAAAGCTCAAGGACTTAATGGATTTGCTGTTAATCATGATGTAACTTATACCATCTCTGGTGATAAGAAAATTATTTGCAAAAACAGTGTTTCTACTAATAAACCAGAACTTCCAATTGCAAGAATGGGAGTTCGTATGTTATTGCAACCGGAATTGAATCAATTTGAATATCTGGGTCGTGGCCCGATGGAGAACTACTCTGACCGCAAACAAGGTAGCGACATCGGATTGTATAAAAGCTCGGTAGCTCAGCAACTTACTCCGTATGAAAAACCAATGGAAGGTGGTAATCATGAGGATGTACGTTGGGGAACAGTAAGTAATGCTGCAAATGCCGGACTTACTATTTCAGCTGTTGAGGCTCCGTTGCAACTGTGTGCTACTCCATACAGTGACGAACAACTTCAGGAGAAGTTTTATCGCATTGATCTTCCCAAAAGCGACTGGACTGTACTTTGTATCAGCCAGCATACGATGGGAGTAGGATCAAACGGATGTGGACCCCGACCACTTGAACAATATACTGTTCGCGCGGTTCCAACCATATTTACTTATGTTATCCAGATTAAATAG
- a CDS encoding AMP-binding protein: MVQSDKQTFELDIQKQSLTLNGVTYSHEEILSFLKDKSEYSGLYTFLSQWFDGDTHIKVHTSGSTGKPKELVVRKEQMMQSALLTCEFLNLRKGDTALICMSMDYIAGKMMAVRALVAGLDLHFIPSCGHPFEMVEQPFRFVAMVPLQVFNSLQIPEERERLKQTEILIIGGGAIDPLLEEELKDFPGEIYCTYGMTETLSHIALRRISGQEASLSYRPFSSVNLSLSPEDTLVIDAPLVSDECLVTNDIAEIHADGSFDILGRKDNTINSGGVKIQIEQVEAKLKPLFNIPFAVTSQSHPKFGEIVVLLVVHPVNTEILKDEMAKLLSPYQMPKKIIVVDAIPQTGSGKISRAKVKDIASRL, translated from the coding sequence ATGGTGCAAAGTGATAAACAAACATTTGAACTGGATATTCAGAAACAGTCACTGACACTGAATGGCGTTACTTATTCCCATGAGGAAATATTAAGTTTTCTGAAAGATAAGTCTGAATATAGCGGATTATATACTTTCCTGTCACAGTGGTTTGACGGGGACACTCATATTAAGGTGCACACCTCCGGCTCTACCGGGAAACCGAAAGAGCTGGTTGTCCGCAAGGAACAGATGATGCAAAGTGCTCTTCTGACTTGTGAATTCCTCAATCTGAGAAAAGGTGATACTGCCTTAATCTGCATGTCGATGGATTATATTGCCGGCAAGATGATGGCTGTCAGGGCTTTGGTTGCCGGATTGGATTTACACTTTATTCCCTCATGCGGACATCCTTTTGAAATGGTTGAACAGCCATTTCGTTTTGTGGCAATGGTACCCTTGCAGGTATTTAATAGTCTGCAGATTCCTGAGGAAAGGGAACGCTTGAAGCAAACGGAAATATTGATTATTGGTGGCGGAGCAATTGATCCTCTGCTGGAAGAAGAACTAAAAGACTTTCCTGGTGAGATTTATTGCACGTATGGAATGACTGAAACGCTTTCTCATATTGCTTTGCGAAGAATCAGCGGACAGGAGGCTTCTTTGAGTTATCGTCCGTTTTCATCGGTAAATCTCTCGTTATCTCCCGAGGACACTTTGGTGATTGATGCTCCATTGGTCAGTGATGAATGTTTAGTAACGAATGATATTGCTGAAATTCATGCAGATGGTAGCTTTGACATATTGGGCAGAAAGGACAACACGATAAATAGTGGAGGGGTAAAGATTCAGATTGAACAGGTGGAAGCAAAGCTGAAGCCGCTGTTCAATATTCCTTTTGCAGTGACTTCTCAGTCACATCCGAAGTTCGGTGAAATCGTGGTTTTACTAGTGGTGCATCCGGTGAATACGGAGATTTTAAAGGATGAGATGGCAAAGCTGCTCTCTCCTTACCAGATGCCTAAAAAGATAATAGTGGTAGATGCTATTCCACAGACTGGGAGCGGAAAGATTAGCAGGGCAAAGGTGAAAGACATTGCTTCCAGATTGTGA
- a CDS encoding o-succinylbenzoate synthase, translated as MTFKTTIRPSTLHFKQPAGTSRGVYNTRKVWYVGLTSVEEPQRIGLGECAPLPNLSCDDLPEYEEILKAACHQLEETGELNKEALRPYPSILFGLETALLHFQANSFALWDTPFSRGERGIPINGLIWMGDYAQMYHQIERKMELGFRCIKLKIGAINFEEELSLLRHIRKHFTAREVELRVDANGAFAPEDALSKLNRLAELDIHSIEQPIRAGQWEEMARLAKESPIPIALDEELIGCNSLAEKAELLRKINPQYIILKPSLHGGICGCTEWINEATNQNIGWWITSALESNIGLNAIAQWCATLPTTLPQGLGTGMLFTDNVEMPLYIREDKLWYGAK; from the coding sequence ATGACTTTTAAAACGACCATACGTCCTTCAACTTTACACTTTAAACAACCAGCCGGAACTTCCCGCGGAGTGTATAATACCCGGAAAGTGTGGTATGTTGGTCTCACTTCTGTGGAAGAACCTCAGAGGATTGGACTGGGAGAGTGCGCTCCCCTGCCTAATCTTAGCTGCGATGACTTGCCGGAATATGAAGAGATTCTGAAAGCAGCTTGTCATCAGTTGGAAGAAACTGGTGAATTGAATAAGGAGGCTTTACGACCTTATCCTTCCATCCTTTTCGGACTGGAGACTGCTCTGCTGCATTTTCAGGCAAATAGTTTTGCACTATGGGATACTCCTTTTTCCCGTGGGGAGCGTGGAATTCCTATCAACGGACTTATCTGGATGGGAGATTATGCTCAGATGTATCATCAGATTGAGAGGAAGATGGAGCTGGGGTTCCGCTGTATCAAACTTAAAATAGGGGCAATTAACTTTGAAGAGGAGTTGTCTCTGCTGCGGCATATCCGCAAACATTTCACAGCCAGAGAGGTTGAGCTTCGGGTAGATGCCAATGGAGCATTTGCTCCCGAGGATGCATTGAGCAAACTAAACCGGTTGGCGGAACTCGATATTCACTCCATTGAACAACCTATAAGGGCCGGACAATGGGAAGAGATGGCTAGGCTTGCAAAAGAATCTCCCATTCCTATTGCTTTGGATGAGGAACTGATTGGTTGTAATTCATTAGCTGAAAAAGCAGAATTATTAAGAAAGATCAATCCTCAGTACATAATTCTGAAGCCGTCTCTTCACGGAGGAATCTGTGGATGTACGGAGTGGATTAATGAGGCAACCAACCAAAATATAGGATGGTGGATTACTTCTGCTTTGGAGTCGAACATTGGGCTGAATGCCATTGCTCAATGGTGTGCTACACTTCCCACAACTCTTCCGCAGGGATTGGGTACTGGCATGCTTTTTACTGACAATGTAGAAATGCCTTTGTACATTCGTGAAGATAAACTTTGGTATGGTGCAAAGTGA
- the menB gene encoding 1,4-dihydroxy-2-naphthoyl-CoA synthase yields MENRKWETIKEYEDILFEFYNGIAKITINRPRYRNAFTPTTTGEMSNAMTICRECADISVVVITGAGDKAFCSGGDQNVKGKGGYIGKDGVPRLSVLDVQKQIRSIPKPVIAMVNGYAIGGGHVLQVVCDLSIASDNAIFGQTGPRVGSFDAGFGSSYLARCVGQKKAREIWFLCRQYNAQEALGMGLVNKVVPLDKLEDEVVEWAETMMQHSPLALRMIKAGLNAELDGQTGIQELAGDATLLYYLTEEAQEGKNAFLEKRKPDFKQFPKFP; encoded by the coding sequence ATGGAGAATAGAAAATGGGAAACCATCAAGGAATATGAAGACATCCTGTTTGAATTTTATAATGGGATTGCGAAGATTACTATCAATCGTCCTCGCTACAGAAACGCATTTACACCTACTACTACAGGTGAAATGAGCAATGCGATGACTATTTGCCGCGAATGTGCCGACATCAGTGTGGTGGTTATTACCGGAGCCGGAGATAAGGCATTCTGTTCGGGCGGTGACCAGAACGTGAAGGGTAAAGGTGGATACATTGGCAAAGATGGTGTGCCACGATTGAGTGTGCTCGATGTACAGAAGCAGATCCGTTCAATTCCTAAACCGGTTATTGCTATGGTTAATGGTTATGCCATTGGTGGAGGCCATGTGCTTCAGGTGGTTTGTGATCTTTCTATTGCTTCCGACAATGCAATCTTTGGACAAACAGGTCCTCGGGTAGGTAGTTTCGATGCAGGATTTGGTTCTTCTTATCTGGCTCGTTGTGTGGGACAAAAGAAGGCTCGTGAAATCTGGTTCCTTTGTCGTCAGTACAATGCTCAGGAAGCTTTGGGTATGGGATTAGTCAATAAAGTGGTTCCTTTGGATAAACTTGAAGACGAAGTGGTTGAATGGGCAGAAACCATGATGCAACACAGTCCGCTAGCTCTTCGTATGATTAAAGCCGGATTGAATGCGGAACTTGATGGTCAGACTGGTATACAGGAACTTGCGGGAGATGCTACTCTTCTTTATTATCTGACTGAAGAAGCTCAGGAAGGTAAGAATGCATTCCTTGAAAAACGTAAACCCGATTTCAAACAGTTCCCTAAATTCCCTTAA
- the menD gene encoding 2-succinyl-5-enolpyruvyl-6-hydroxy-3-cyclohexene-1-carboxylic-acid synthase: protein MYSNKKNVLQLAALLREYGIDHVVVSPGSRNAPIVQTLTQHPAFRCFTVVDERSAAFFALGLIEKLQRPVAVCCTSGTALLNFGSAVAEAFYQQLPLLVISADRPTAWIGQMDGQTLPQPGVFNTMVKKSVQLPEPITKEDEWYCNRLINEALLELTHHGNGPVQINVPLSEPLFEFTEKELPQIRAIRYSGGYPKSLDNSDYFRKQWAQSSKRMVIVGQLLPDEKVKKVLEEVAKEWDCVILAEHTANVSSCPIIDNFDQIIYALPTEKWDEFAPDLLITFGGHVVSKRMKQFLRKQHPARHWHLSADGSVPDLFQSLTDIIEMDENFFALLGSPTDQQATSYNLIWKSESDKLKNRSKEYTATMPFSDLLVLKTLFPLLPEKAALQLGNSSTVRNAQLFDLNPEIPVFCNRGTSGIDGSMSTAVGFAAIHLALTFLVIGDLSFFYDVNGLWNKHINKNLRILLVNNGGGEIFHLLPGLNKAESLDEHISYRHNTGAKEWAMAMGFLYLSAENGTELKENIITFVSNTSEKPILLETKTSMEINAEVFKAYYHNLK from the coding sequence ATGTATTCGAATAAAAAGAATGTTCTTCAGCTGGCGGCTTTGCTGCGCGAATATGGTATAGATCATGTGGTAGTTTCACCGGGTTCCCGGAATGCACCAATTGTTCAGACACTTACTCAACATCCTGCGTTCCGATGCTTTACAGTGGTAGACGAGCGTAGTGCCGCTTTTTTTGCATTGGGACTTATTGAGAAACTTCAGCGTCCGGTGGCGGTATGCTGTACCTCTGGTACGGCATTGCTCAACTTTGGTTCGGCAGTGGCTGAGGCTTTCTATCAACAATTACCGCTTTTGGTTATTTCGGCTGACCGCCCCACGGCATGGATTGGACAAATGGACGGACAAACACTCCCTCAGCCGGGCGTATTTAATACAATGGTAAAGAAATCTGTTCAGCTTCCTGAACCTATTACCAAAGAAGATGAATGGTATTGTAACCGGTTAATCAATGAAGCTTTACTGGAACTTACTCATCATGGCAATGGTCCGGTGCAGATAAATGTTCCACTTTCTGAACCTCTCTTTGAATTTACCGAAAAGGAACTTCCTCAGATAAGAGCTATACGCTATTCCGGTGGTTATCCAAAATCTTTGGATAATAGTGACTACTTCCGCAAACAGTGGGCGCAAAGCAGTAAACGAATGGTTATTGTGGGACAGCTTCTGCCCGATGAAAAGGTGAAAAAAGTGCTTGAAGAAGTTGCGAAAGAGTGGGATTGTGTGATTCTGGCAGAGCATACGGCAAATGTTTCTTCTTGCCCGATAATAGATAATTTTGATCAAATAATATATGCTCTTCCTACTGAAAAGTGGGATGAGTTTGCTCCCGATCTACTGATAACCTTTGGTGGTCATGTGGTATCCAAAAGAATGAAGCAGTTCCTGAGAAAGCAACATCCCGCTCGGCACTGGCATTTGTCTGCTGACGGATCTGTACCTGACCTTTTCCAATCGCTGACAGATATAATTGAGATGGATGAGAACTTTTTCGCTTTACTTGGCTCACCTACAGATCAGCAAGCTACTTCTTATAACTTAATCTGGAAAAGCGAATCGGATAAGTTGAAAAACAGAAGCAAAGAATATACAGCTACCATGCCATTTTCGGATTTGTTGGTGCTGAAAACGCTTTTCCCTCTTTTACCGGAAAAGGCTGCTTTGCAGTTGGGTAATAGTTCAACGGTACGCAATGCTCAGTTATTTGATTTGAATCCGGAAATTCCTGTTTTCTGTAATCGTGGAACAAGTGGAATAGATGGCTCGATGTCTACTGCGGTAGGGTTTGCGGCAATTCATCTGGCACTCACATTTCTTGTGATTGGTGATCTCAGCTTTTTCTATGATGTGAACGGACTTTGGAACAAACATATCAATAAGAATCTACGTATTTTATTAGTGAACAATGGGGGCGGAGAGATTTTCCATCTGCTTCCCGGGTTGAATAAAGCTGAATCTTTGGATGAACATATCTCTTACCGGCATAATACCGGTGCAAAAGAGTGGGCTATGGCTATGGGTTTTTTGTATCTTTCGGCAGAAAATGGGACAGAACTAAAAGAGAATATTATTACTTTTGTGAGCAACACTTCCGAAAAGCCTATACTACTGGAGACAAAAACTTCAATGGAGATTAATGCGGAAGTCTTTAAAGCATATTATCATAATCTAAAATAG